Sequence from the Seriola aureovittata isolate HTS-2021-v1 ecotype China chromosome 6, ASM2101889v1, whole genome shotgun sequence genome:
AACACTTTAAtgatctcttcttcttctgtggtttaatgGCAGCGAATGAGAatcagctcctccagctgtttATCTCCCCCAGTCAACTCATgttcacacagaggaggagacaagacAGGTTCAGGTTTGTTTCAGTTGTAACCTGAGTGAAACCTGACTCATGTCCTGTTACTGTCTGTGAATGAGTTTAAACCAATGGTCCAGAGACAGCTGCAGagccctgacctctgacctcagaaTGAACCACAACAGAGACTGAAACCTGCAGGGACACTTGTGTTGTCTCACCTCGGACGTCCTCTGACAGGAAGGCAGAGTGCCTGGACACGAAGAGTTTCAGCTGCTGATCCAGAACAGACACATCCAGGTCTACAGGCCAGCAGCgcacacctgaaacacacacaataacacactgaCCACTTAATTATCATTTATATTGATGAGATCTTGTTTGATCACTGTACCCCACATGTCCCAGAAAGCACCTGGTCTGCATCGTTCAGGTCATCTCACCCTGGTTTTATACAGATTGTTTCTGATTCACCATCATGTTAAACTGGAGCAAACACAACgttgacatgttttatttgtgatgtCAGACTTCAGCCACTTTGTGTTTCTGACCAGCTTCAGCTCAACTCTGATTGGATGAATGACCCACGTGTCACATGACATCTCTGAATAACTATGTGACTGAAGACCTCAACAAGTCACATCTGAAACCATCAATCGATCATCAAagaattgattaattaaaaaaaacaatcgtTACAAGAGAAAATGAtcggcagattaatcaatgaaaacaACCATTAGTTGCTCTGGATGAAATTTTCCAATCACTGCACCTCTCAGATCATGAGTGTGTCtccatcacagtgtgtgtgtgtgtgtgcgtgtgtgtgtgtgtgtgtgtgcgcgtagCAGTGAATCAGCAGTTTCCTCAGGCTCTCAGTGTGATCATCAATGTAACTGTAGAGAATCAGCCGGCTCATCAGTTAACacaacagtcacagtcacaaacatcagctgacacacacacacacacacacacacacacacacacacacacacacacacacacacacacacacacacacacacacacacacacacacacacacacacacacacacacacacacacacacacgaaacagCTCTGATGTAAGGTTCCATTaatatcacactgacatcagcCTCAAACACACTGTTCATGTCTGACTGTTCGGAACATGTACGAGTCACGGCTGCACATTAAGTTAAACATGTGGGTGGAACATGTCTCCTTGTGTTTCACCTGTCAGACCTCACCTGGTCTGTCAACACCTGTTCTCCAGTCAACAAGATGCAACAAAGTGTTTATTTCCTGAGTGGACGGAGAGTCAGAGAGGccaaaatggaggaagctgTCGTAGTTTATCATCAGGCTGTAAACTGCTGAACAAACTGCCCTCACAGTCCGGCAGTAGGTTGTTAAAACTGCACAGCATGTCATCAGAACCAGCTACAGCCActcatgactgactgactccacCCGCCTGTTGTTGACCACAGTGaacactgaggctgcagcttcatgtcagtttgtgtttgtagtgAAGAGGGGGGTGAGAGACTTGTTTAGTTTATAGTCCTGTTCACACCTCCATCATTCACACTGAATAAACTAAGAATCATTAGACTTCAACGTGTCGTTGTGGCTGTATCTCACTGCTCCTACATCCTTCTTATACCATTTATCAGAAATAATATAAGAAACGTCAGTGCTGAGGGGAGTGTTTAAAtcctcctcagtcctcagcCTCAGTGAATCCAGGCTGAACTAACTACGCTGCATTATTCATCATGTTgagcacaaacagcagcagactgatgatttcactgcttTACTCACTGACATTATCCTGGTTATGTTCTGCATGTCAACATCTGGTACTGGTTTAAGAAACCTAGAGTACTCCAATGAAAACCTGCATCCTGTGGCCTGTGAACACCTAAATCCAGGTGTCTGTATATTCTTGGCAGGTAGGGAACATAGAGGCTGAACTGAACACAGACCAGATGACATCAGGAAGACCAGACACTAATCTGATCAGGTAAATAGAGACGTGAAGAACCAGGTTTCTCATGTGTAAACTTCAGATCCCAAATATGATCAGAACCTGACAGAATCTGACAGAGTGAAACATCCACCTCATTTATACTATCTCTGTCAGATTAACTGTTTCCTCCTcagcaaacaggaagctgaaaaTATTTAGTAACACCActtcctcttttgtctttcagcAACCACAAACAAGACGGACTGTAAACAGACtggaaaacagactgaaaacagactgaaaaccgactgtaaaacagactgtaaacagactgtaaacagactgaaaacagactgaaaacagactgtaaaacagactgaaaacagactgaaaaacagactgtaaacagactgtaaacCGACTGTAAACCGACTGTAAACCGActgtaaacagactgtaaacagactgaaaaacagactgaaaacagactgaaaaccgactgtaaaacagactgtaaacagactgtaaacagactgtaaacagactggaaaacagactgaaaacagactgaaaaccgACTGAAAACCGACtgtaaaacagactgaaaaaccGACTGTAAAACCGACtgtaaaacagactgaaaacagactgtaaacagactgtaaacagactgtaaacCGACTGTAAACCGACTGTAAACCGACTGTAAACCGActgtaaacagactgtaaacagactgaaaaacagactgaaaacagactgaaaaccgactgtaaaacagactgtaaacagactgtaaacagactggaaaacagactgaaaaccgACTGAAAACCGACTGAAAACCGACTGAAAACCGACtgtaaaacagactgaaaaacagactgaaaaacagactgtaaacagactgaaataCAGACTGTAAACCGACTGTAAACCGACTGCAAACCGActgtaaacagactgtaaacagactgaaaaacagactaaaaacagactgaaaaacagactgaaaacagactgaaaacaaactgaaaaaccgactgtaaaacagactgtaaacagactgaaaaaacagactgaaaaacaggtagaaaacagactgaagaagaagaaacccaAATGAAATGAGAACACGTGCCATCTGTCGTGTTTTCATCAGACTTTGTTTTAAACTTCAGGAGACGACCTTTCATCTGAACACGACCTCTTCAGTCCGGATCTAAACTAATTTATCATCCAACCCTAACCcaagaaaaacaccaaacctcctctgacctctgctccTCTATGAAACTGTCATAGAAATCCTTTTCTGACACATTAGAGATTTCATCATTATATcggaacaataataataataatctgataCAGGAAATAAGCAATAGTTTCCTGATTCCACTGAACCTCAGTCCAGAGGTGCTCACTGTTATTCTCCATCTTCAGTTAAACATAATTTTACACTGATACCATGAGTATGAAGCGAATGTGAAACTACTGGATTCATGAACTGGTCATGTGATGAACACCTGTGATGATTTACAGGtaaaaaattaacatttatattcTCGTAATTTATAGAAACCAACTGAAGTTGAACTGGTGAAATTAAGGTCAGGATGCTGCTTTACACAGGTGTCTGACAGGTAACACAactttaaagaaacaaaataaaaacatccgCTGGGTaggaattttcaaaataaaggcctCATCAAGGAGGAATAAGGCTGTGTATTCTGACTgttgaaaaatgatttaaaaaaatgtttagataGGTTAAATAAGTTATTTGAAAGAAAGTCTCACCGGGAGCTTAACTTAAGACAACGTCACGGCAACATTTAGACCCACGGTAAACACCCACTAACGGAGGGTCCGCGGAGCCGAACCAGACCGAGTTTAGGCCACATTCTGGCCCACATTCAGGACATGTGGTCTGAAGCCGATCCCCGTTGGAAATAGCTCCGGTGGGTGTATCCTCATTTCATCGCCGCGCTTTTCGGGAGAAATGTTTTAACAGAGGCGGAAAGAGGAAACTAGTGGCCGTGAGGTGGCTACGTTAGCCTGCTAGCCATAaccctgctgtttgtttaatcatGGGAAGTGTTTTAAAGTGCAGTTTGAACGGTGTCGGTGGAACCGTGAGCCCGGGACAAGATGAGTTCACCCGGACTGAAACTGGGGACAAACCGAGCAGGAGCAACTTTTTATAGCTGTTTGGACACAACACCACCAGCGACGTCAGCTCCCCTCACgggttttattgtgaaaggccCTGCGGACTTCCCGCCCTGTGGACCGCACGGCAGCGGCTGGGTGTCTGGACCCTGTGGATCCGGTGCCGGTTATCTTCACCACGACTCACCTGACTCTATCTGCCGAAGTAGCCGCTCCAGCAGACCGGCGGGCTGCAgtgcccccaccaccaccagcaccgaGTAATCCACCGCAGACCGGGAGGAACCGGGACAAGAACTTGGAGAAGAACCGGGACCGCCACCCCGCTCCACCGCCGCCATCATGGCATGGACGGTCCACTGATGACGTTACCGGGACACTTACACGGGCCCCGCCCTGCTCTGTCGAGAGGCGAGAATATGTGATAACTGGCGCCCAAGGTGGCCAATCAGAGAAGAGAACTGTGCAGCAAGAGAGAGACGTTGGCGAATCAGAAGAGAGAGGGTCGTTCAAGTGCTGCTAGGAAGAAATCAGGACCGACAGCATATTTAAACTAAGCTGAAAATAAATCGGAAACACTTTAATGGAGTTACAAAATGTAGATATTTAAAGTTTATTGatcaaatgttttgaaataaatgttaaGAATAAACGTTAcatgttttctgctttaaaatactTTTGCTTGAAATACTCAAAGTCATTTAAACAAATGGCACTAAACACCAAGTGTTTGGTTTTTATATAAATGATCTTCCTTACTTTGTTTTAAGcatgaaacaaaatatataattaaatctAATGTCTATATGTACATAATTAATCTGTAGCTATATTAACAGCAATATCTGTCAGTAAATAAATCtccagtaaaatgaaaaaagataaatataaatatagtgGTGTATAAAATATGCATGTTGTTTtgtgaattttattatttaaaaaacctTTCAAGGATTTCAATTTCAATATtcaagttttttgtttgtttgtttgtttgttgaaatgttgaaatataattATTTCCATTCACAGCTATTTTTAGTTGCAGTTGAAATGTGTTGTAATCTTTTGTTGTCCACAGCTGTGAACTGTGCAGCTCTGTAGTACACCgattaataaaaattaattatgTCAAAATAGAAATTACAAGGCTTAAACTTCAACTACAGTTTTATAAATGGAttgaacaaacacattcatgtaaCTAATGTTTCAAAAACCTAAACTAAACAATATAtaccaaaaaaattaaaagataaatttaGTCAAACATTAACAAAGTACTTGACAATAGAAAATAATTGCAGGTCAATAAATAAGTTCAGAAAATAACGAGGCatgtttttcacacagtttcCTACATTtttgatgtgatgcaatcaAAACTAAAAGGTGTTAAAGCATTGGCCacttttccttattttaatCTCAGTTGACTATGGTTTTAATATTCTGAGTGTTAAACTCCAAATTTATTTCGTTCGTTttataaaaacagcaaacacttATTAATATTAATCGTGGACCCTTGGTATTTCCCACAGCTCAGCGAGCACCTGAATGCAGCATGGAAGTTCTGCTACCTCCGTGTCCTCCAACATGGCGGCTCCTTCACCCGGTAGGTGTGGGTTCTTCGTGGAGAAAAAGAACCGTTTCTGTAAAATGATCGTCGGGAGAGGAAAAACGTTTTGTGGAGAACATGCGACCATGGTGAGTTCATGGACACGGGCTGagttcactgacacacacaacatgatAACAGCAGGACAGAAGAGCTTTGCTGTAAACTGATTTCATCCTCTGACTCAAACGCTGCTCCTTCGACTGAATTAAAGTTTAAACTTTATTCTTAATCAGTTTAGAGACAAATACAATCAGTATTTCAGTTACAGCTACTCACCTGTGAGCAGGTGGCGCTGACACTGACAGGAGGCAAGTGtagctggatttttttttttttttttttttattacaaagtCTGGGCCTTTTACAACATGTGGCCGGTTTGTGTCAGATATTTATCCTCAGGTCAATGAGTTTGTTTGAGAAAGGCAGACACAGGATACAGCTGTACtatttaataatgtttatatAGCACTTAAatatcatttaaacatttaaatattgcTTAAATGTTAAGGTGGCCAGATATCTGAAATGGAAACAGAGGACATTTCCAGTTCGGtgtcaatatatcattaaaataccCAATGTTTTTaccaattaaataaaaagggaGTACAGTCATGTAATTCGACCACGGTAAGTGTTGTGTTGTAATAAACTATTATGAAGGCCGACTGATAAAATAATGACTACCTACCTTTGAAGTTGTCGTAAAGTTTGTTTGAAGTATGTTTGTTTCGGTTAGTTtaccaatgagtgagccagctaacattttctctgcctagagacaacaaaaaaggaaaatctgattggataactcaATTTTGATGGTTTAGCTTCACTTCTGAAGATGCTATAGTTAGCAGCTTATCCCCTtctgttggccaaaacaagcacaaagtTAGGcgtctgtttttaattacaaacattaaaaacagggaCATTTCTGGGGACAGCTCCAACCAGGGACAGGCCACCAAAAACGGTAACTTTCCCTGAAAAACAGGGACATCTGGTCACccaattaaatgtatttatgtaccATTTAACTAGACTTTGACCACATTCTGCTCAAACACAGCTTCAGGCCACAGAAAGACCTTCTGATAATTAACTACACAGTGGGAAAGCGTCTGTCGGTCCTGATGTTAAAATGGCTGAACACTGAGACACTGACTGTAAATGATTCAACGCCACAACAACTACAATGCTCTCAAATAACAACAAccactgtttttctgttttctgtctcccgTTTCCAGGAGGAGGGAAGCAGAAGTGGCAGCAGGAGGATCATCTGTCCTCTGGACCCCAAACAGTCAGTTATTGATCAATCACTTTTTATGATCAGATTATTGATCTGTTAATAAACAGTTACttgtgaatgaaataaaatcagttttaattgACTCAGAAGCAGCATCACTCATTGATCACAGCATCACCAGCAGGATTATTGAATCACAACATGTCAAATGATTTCtatgtgttggtgtttttttgttgcttcaGCACCGTGAGTGAAGACAAACTGGACAAACACCTGAGGAAATGTAactccagagagagaaacaagccTGTGAGACAAACtcctcactctgtcctcactgtcctcaTGTCAGAGTATCAactctgctctgtctcctctgtcccCGTCATCATGTCTGTTGCTGACTGTAGTTTAACTGTAATCTGATTGTAGTTTAACTGTAGTCTGACTGTAGTTGGAATGTAGCCTGACGTGTAGCCTGACTGTAGTTTAACTGTGGTCTGACTGTAGTTATACTGTAGTCTAACTGTAGTCTGACTGTATTTGAACTGTAGTCTGACTGTAGTCTGACTGTTTTTTATGTTCTTCAGGTTTATTATGTGGAGAACATAAATGCTGGATCAGCTGATGGAGACAAGACTGTGCAGCAGGTAACGTCTgatcttctgctgctgttcacacactgaataacaacaacattGCTAATGCTAATCTATCTGTTCCAGGTGAGTCTGTGTGAGCGCAGCAGGACAGAGTTGGAGTCTCTGTTGGACAAACTGAGGACAGCGGTCAGAGGTGAGTTGCTGATTCTACTCGTCTTCCACCTGCTCTTAAGATAAATTAACCAGGCATGACATGACTAAATCCAGCAAATCAAACGTCACAGCAGCATCTCGTCAATGTATCAGTGAAGCACTCCACAGTCTGACTGTTTCTGTAGAAAATAATGATGTTGTTATAGGACTGCAGTGTGACCCGGAGGACAGCATTCTGTCCCACCCTGTCCTCCAGGAGGAACTCAGCAACCCGAAAAACGGAGACTCTGCCCACAAACACCTGAAACAGCAGGTACAgtaacacctgaaacacctgtaCACACCTTTAGAAGTGAGAAAACAGACTTTGTTTGTTGTGGGAGGTTCTAGAAGGGGAATGTGGATCTGGACTCATGAGCTCAGTATTTGTAAAATCCTGGACAGGTGAATGGTTGATGAGTCTGTAGTGACACACGTCTGTAAGCCATGCCTCCCTtgaggaggtggagctggagctggtcTTGTCTGACCTGTCGTATGTCCAGTCCTCTATCTTAGGTCATCTGGAGGAGCTGGGACTGTTGGCAGGGGGACGGTGCTTTGTGGAGTTCGGAGCGGGACGAGGGAAACTGTCTCACTGGATCCACGAAGCCCTGAAGACCCGCGACCACCTGAAGATCTGTGAAGACCTGCAGTTGCTGCTGGTGGAGCGCTGCAGCACCCGCTTCAAGGTACAGAGAAACCTCATGACTCCAGTCTCCAAACTCCCTGGTCCAGACTTCCCTAGTCCCTGACTCCCCAGCTCCAGACTCTCTGACTCAAAACAACTCCAAACCTGCTGTCTGTTCTGCTCCAGGTGGATGGGAAACATCAGGAGGGTGGAGTTCAGTTTGAGAGGCTGCAGGTCGACATTCAACATCTGGATTTAAGTAAGAGACAAACACTGAGACCCTGGTGGTTTAGTTCTGAACTTATGCTCATGGTTTTAACTCCCATGATCTGACCTGATGTTTCCAGGTAAAGTCCCTCTGCTCAGACAGAAGAAGCTCCCGATAGTCGGAGTCGGGAAACACCTGTGTGGAGCAGCTACAGGTGAGAACGGTCTGCCTCGCACTCTGAGCACTGATTGGCTGTCAGCAGTGTCAGTCGAATGACACTGACACTATTGTTGACACCTGACACTAGAAACCAAAACAGATCTGTTACCCACAGTGGTCTCTGAAACAAACCCAGACCTGacttggttctggttctgactTGACTCCTGGTTTTAACACGGACTGACCTGCTGCCACAGGTGCAGGTGACCGGCTGAACATTAACTGGTTTCTGTCCTTAGATCTGGCTCTGCGCTGTTTGTTGGAAACACCAGGACTGGACCAGGAGACTGAACCACCGGCAAAACGCCTCAAAACATCAGAACTGGCTGCTGACCCTGGTCCAgactctggctctctctctgaTGATCCAGGACCTGAACAAGGACCAGCCTCTGACTTTGTTCCTGGCTCTGGTGCTGTCCTCGGCCTGGCGGTGGCGCTGTGCTGTCACCATCGCTGTGAGTGGCGTCACTACGTGGGTCAGCAGTTCTTCCTGCAGAGAGGACTCGGAGCTGCAGAGTTCTCAGCTTTCTGTCGAATGTCCAGCTGGGCCACATGTGGACTcagaccaaccaatcagaaccATCCGTCTCAGgatccaaccaatcagagaagagaCGATGAAGCGCAcgaagcagcagaggagacgGACGCTGTGAATGGGTAaatatttgacctctgaccccttcAGGTGGTGTCCCAAGCCCTGACAAGGTCCTGAacagagtgtctgtgtgtctgcaggtttcTGGCGGCAGATGAGCGGGAGCATGTGGGTCGTCTCTGTAAACTTCTGATCGACAGCGGCAGACTCCACTTCCTGTGGGCAAAAGGATTCAAGAGCAAACTGACTCGATACGTCGATGCTCAGACCACTCTGGAGAACATGTTACTGACCgccgtgcccccccccccccctcctcctgatCAGTTATTACTCATCTGCACGACCagaaaaactgaactgatgaTGAGCTGCAGCTCGACTCAAAGAAacaagtttgtgtttgtaaaaaaaagtcttttaattGTGAAAATCATCGTCAGGCTCAACGTATTGAATCTTTAGTAAAGTTTGTATTAAAGTGTTTTCAGTTGATGTCCTCGAGCAGCTCACTGATATTCACAGTCTGAgtaacaacaggaaacaggagcAGGTGAAGTGGTCACATGACAAACTGTCTCAGAGTCTGTGAGTCACACGGTGGCTGCTGTAAAAAcctgtttgatttaaaaagttgCAGAAGAAGAAACGCAGCGACGactgttttaatgtgaagccTCGTCGTTGGACTCTGAAACATtcagaacagaaacacatcGGACATCAGACAATTATTTACAATCAAATACTTTATAGTAAAAAGCTTAAACCTAattaaattattactattattatgattaattacTTAAGGGTTAAACCCTAATTAGTtcataaatcaaatatttattttattgtaatcaACTTGATGTctgttaattattattaattattagttattagtAATAGTGTTATCACATATCTGTTAATATTCATCTGACGTTTGAATCAGATCCAGGTTCACTTACGAGCTTTCAACTGTATCTCCTGGCTGCCTTCAGAAAATCGAACTGTGAGAAGCAGCTGAAAGCTCTGGCTGGAAAAAGTTAGTAAGTGAACATTGACTTTAGAGTAAttcatcagtttgttttgagTCAAAAATCAATCTCATCTTATTTCAGAAgattttcactgtgaaattattttatcatcattatatcaACATGAAGAAAGTGAAGGAACATCACACCTTCATGTCTCAATGTGAATAAAGTTCAAAGGTGAAAGTCACTGGGACTTGAACCAGACTGTGTCTCAGTGGGTCGTCCTCTGATCACAGGGTCACTAGATCGAGTCCCACCTTTGCCTCAGTTAAACTCTGGATGAGCTCAGTGTCTCTGACAGAGACTGAATGAGATGAGGACGGACATTTACAGGACACAGCTGAATTACTCTGGCTTTGATTTATGGTTGGACTCGGACTCACGAGGACTCAGACTCATGAAGACAGACTCATGAAGTCTCAGACTCATGAAGTCTCAGACCCATGAAGTCTCAGACCCATGAGGACTCAAACTCAGGAGGACTCAGACTCATGAGGACTCAGACTCACGAGGACTCAGACTCACGAGGACTCAGACCCACGAGGACTCAGAACGATGAGGACTCAGACCCATGAGGACTCAGACCCATGAGGACTCGGACTCATGAGGACTCAGACCCATGAAGACTCAGACCCATGAGGACTCAGACTCACGAGGACTCAGACCCATGAGGACTCAGACCCATGAAGACTCAGACTCATGAGGACTCAGACCCATGAGGACTCAGACTCATGAGGACTCAGACTCATGAGGACTCAGACCCGtgaggactcagactcagactcatgAGGACTCAGACCCATGAGGACTCAGGCTCAGACCCATGAGGACTCAGACTCATGAGGACTCAGACCCATGAGGACTCAGGCTCAGACCCATGAGGACTCAGACTCATGAGGACTGAGACCCATGAGGACTCAGACCCATGAGGACTCAGGCTCAGACCCATGAGGACTCAGACTCATGAGGACTGAGACCCATGAGGACTCAGACCCATGAGGACTCAGACTCACGAGGACTCAGACCCATGAGGACTCAGACCCATGAAGACTCAGACTCATGAGGACTCAGACCCATGAGGACTCAGACTCATGAGGACTCAGACTCATGAGGACTCAGGCTCAGACCCATGAGGACTCAGACCCATGAGGACTCAGGCTCAGACCCATGAGGACTCAGACCCATGAGGACTCAGACCCACGAGGACTCAGACCCATGAGGACTCAGACCCATGAAGACTCAGACTCATGAGGACTCAGACCCATGAAGACTCAGACTCATGAGGACTCAGACCCATGAGGACTCAGACTCATGAGGACTCAGACCCATGAGGACTCAGGCTCAGACCCATGAGGACTCAGACCCATGAGGACTCAGGCTCAGACCCATGAGGACTCAGACTCATGAGGACTCAGGTAttacagtgtcagtgttggCCGTGGGGAGGAGCTGGTACTAACGGTTGACACAGTGCATGTTGAGCACGGCGTACGCTCTCTTCCTCGCCTCCTGGATGTACATCTTCATGAACTCTTGTCCAAACATCTCTCtgtcatcatcttcctcatcttcctcatcttcctcgCCCTTCGTCTTCCTGCATGGCAGAGCCACGTCCAGAGTCAGAGGGTTGTCCCGGAAATTCACAAACCTGctcagaaacaaagacaaaagacgGTGGAAAGACCGACCTCAGGTCGGCCTGAGGTCGGTCTGACTGAGTCATATTTGAGGACAGACTGACCTGAGCTTGGACATGTCCTCCATCAAAGAGGGGatgtctctcagtctgttgcAGCTGAGGACCAGGGTGTCCAGACTGTCCATCCTGCTGATGTTATCTGGGAGCCTCTCGAGCTCAttcctctgcagccacagagTGTGCAGCTTCTCCATCCTGAGGACACACATATCTCACTGTTGATTGGCTGGTGGTGGGGCTCAGATTATGTCGCTGTCCTCCTTCACCCACCTGTGTATGTCCTCAGGTAAGTGCTGCAGTCGGTTTCCTCCCATGTCGAGCCACTCGAGCGCCGGCAGTCCGACCACGCAGTCCGGCAGGCAGGTGAAGTCGTTCATGGACAGATCCAGGTgctgcagcttcttcagctTCCTGAACTTCAGGGGACAgaacagacctcagatcagctGGATCAGACCCTCTGTAGGATCAGGTCTACACTCACTGGTCAGAATTTAGGTTTGGGTCCACACCTGATCTGAAAGGTGTCCGTGTTATCAGTGTTTACCTAAACCTGGTTTAGGTTAGTGCTGGTCCCTTATTTAGAATCTGGTTTAGGTTTTGGTTCATACCTGGTCTGGCAGGTGGTCCAGGTCCCGGTTCATGGCGATCTCCAGCCTCTCCAGACtctcacagcagctcagctcttCAGGAACAAACTGGACTCTGTTGtagctcagcagcagctctctgagcCCGGTCAACTTCCCTGTGACCAGAACCAGGACACCATTAAAACTCCATTCCCTGAGACAAGCTAAAGGATCTACACCCTCCAATCTGCAGTGGAAGTGGGGGCGTCATACTGACCGATCTCTCGGGGGATTTCGGTGACCCCGTT
This genomic interval carries:
- the trmt13 gene encoding tRNA:m(4)X modification enzyme TRM13 homolog, coding for MQHGSSATSVSSNMAAPSPGRCGFFVEKKNRFCKMIVGRGKTFCGEHATMEEGSRSGSRRIICPLDPKHTVSEDKLDKHLRKCNSRERNKPVYYVENINAGSADGDKTVQQVSLCERSRTELESLLDKLRTAVRGLQCDPEDSILSHPVLQEELSNPKNGDSAHKHLKQQSSILGHLEELGLLAGGRCFVEFGAGRGKLSHWIHEALKTRDHLKICEDLQLLLVERCSTRFKVDGKHQEGGVQFERLQVDIQHLDLSKVPLLRQKKLPIVGVGKHLCGAATDLALRCLLETPGLDQETEPPAKRLKTSELAADPGPDSGSLSDDPGPEQGPASDFVPGSGAVLGLAVALCCHHRCEWRHYVGQQFFLQRGLGAAEFSAFCRMSSWATCGLRPTNQNHPSQDPTNQRRDDEAHEAAEETDAVNGFLAADEREHVGRLCKLLIDSGRLHFLWAKGFKSKLTRYVDAQTTLENMLLTAVPPPPPPPDQLLLICTTRKTELMMSCSSTQRNKFVFVKKSLLIVKIIVRLNVLNL
- the lrrc39 gene encoding leucine-rich repeat-containing protein 39 isoform X2, with the protein product MVGVAVCSSISSVKALWESRIKRKKEEQDEEEEQRRRRAVRGGATGRLSVGVWEDRASLARLQQKLQTEDGRLVLRIEQEEWKSLPGCLVQLTQVQEWQIHRTGLLKIPHFISSFQNLLVLDLSRNGVTEIPREIGKLTGLRELLLSYNRVQFVPEELSCCESLERLEIAMNRDLDHLPDQFRKLKKLQHLDLSMNDFTCLPDCVVGLPALEWLDMGGNRLQHLPEDIHRMEKLHTLWLQRNELERLPDNISRMDSLDTLVLSCNRLRDIPSLMEDMSKLRVQRRGFTLKQSSLRFFFCNFLNQTGFYSSHRVTHRL
- the lrrc39 gene encoding leucine-rich repeat-containing protein 39 isoform X1; the encoded protein is MVGVAVCSSISSVKALWESRIKRKKEEQDEEEEQRRRRAVRGGATGRLSVGVWEDRASLARLQQKLQTEDGRLVLRIEQEEWKSLPGCLVQLTQVQEWQIHRTGLLKIPHFISSFQNLLVLDLSRNGVTEIPREIGKLTGLRELLLSYNRVQFVPEELSCCESLERLEIAMNRDLDHLPDQFRKLKKLQHLDLSMNDFTCLPDCVVGLPALEWLDMGGNRLQHLPEDIHRMEKLHTLWLQRNELERLPDNISRMDSLDTLVLSCNRLRDIPSLMEDMSKLRFVNFRDNPLTLDVALPCRKTKGEEDEEDEEDDDREMFGQEFMKMYIQEARKRAYAVLNMHCVNQSNDEASH